In Saccharomonospora marina XMU15, one genomic interval encodes:
- a CDS encoding GNAT family N-acetyltransferase: protein MTDLEIVASEVHSAPARAILRAYFADVASRYYRRAATPAELDTAMTEDPSDVLSPPSGVFLLAREGTDAVGCAGVRLLEPGVAELKRMFVRSDRRGRGIGARLLSRAEDSARDLGANVVRLDTRRDLVEARSLYAHHGYREIPGYNDGPYAECWYERRLADT, encoded by the coding sequence GTGACAGATCTTGAGATCGTGGCGTCTGAGGTGCATAGCGCCCCAGCGAGGGCCATCTTGCGGGCCTACTTCGCCGATGTCGCCTCACGCTATTACCGGCGCGCCGCGACACCCGCGGAACTGGACACCGCGATGACCGAGGACCCCAGCGACGTCCTCTCGCCTCCGTCCGGAGTGTTCCTGCTCGCCCGGGAGGGAACGGACGCCGTCGGATGCGCCGGGGTGCGGCTGCTCGAACCGGGTGTCGCCGAGTTGAAGCGCATGTTCGTGCGGTCGGACCGTCGGGGAAGAGGTATTGGCGCGCGGCTGTTGTCCCGCGCGGAGGACAGCGCACGCGATCTCGGCGCGAACGTCGTGCGGCTCGACACCAGGCGCGATCTGGTCGAGGCACGCAGCCTCTACGCGCACCACGGCTACCGCGAGATCCCCGGATACAACGACGGTCCCTACGCCGAGTGCTGGTACGAGAGGCGCTTGGCTGACACCTGA
- a CDS encoding sigma-70 family RNA polymerase sigma factor, with product MSTALPDPKGSSDAELIASVREGRIEAYGTLYERHVAAAYNLARQLTRSSTESDDLVSEAFAKVLDALRAGKGPDSAFRAYLLTTLRHVAYDRARKDRRVDLTADITSVEEAVDALKVPFTDTAVRGLERSLAAKAFARLPERWQTVLWHTEIERQSPAEVAPLLGLTPNGVSALAYRAREGLRQAYLQAHLAETEQPRCRATVSRLGAWTRHALSRRERAQVEAHLDRCQRCRALAAELADVNSALRAVVAPLVLGGLVADYLATAGAGSAVGVAAQQAATAGTTSPGDTAGTTAGGAPANPRQFVGVAGSGLAMAAAIAIALTAGGVAPPPQAQRPPSATQVPTPPSSQQPLPEPGPVPPLLPPATSAPLIPSLPATRAPSSPTAPSTSPPAERPTPGPARVVLREHVPELVLEAGGAPEELPFTVHNEGESTSSDVKLTLRLPTGISAVAPGGGGGSPAGEQAGSAPTGGDDIDCPAGKGTLTCARGGLAPGESAVFRLRLRADGNASSGRITGSLGLGTARRAGISVPLTVRTVDVAELETRKLLGDRPRALSVEVRNGGRFPRKARVEFDRPGLAFPRGGGLDCDGGDEPRCSTVRSLRPGESLRMLYVPYRDQRHVLELTVTATVGRAHVVKTVEFGCGYDHCARDEMPEPDGPRSPEPTSGDADPRPSPHLREVLPPVLRQRPVEGLLGG from the coding sequence GTGTCGACCGCCCTCCCGGACCCCAAGGGCAGCAGCGATGCCGAGCTGATCGCATCGGTGCGCGAGGGCAGGATCGAGGCGTACGGCACGCTGTACGAGCGCCACGTGGCCGCGGCATACAACCTGGCGCGCCAGTTGACTCGGTCTTCCACGGAGTCCGACGACCTGGTGTCGGAGGCTTTCGCGAAGGTGCTCGACGCGCTGCGTGCGGGCAAGGGACCGGACAGCGCGTTCCGGGCGTACCTGCTGACCACGCTGCGACACGTCGCTTACGACCGAGCACGCAAGGACCGGCGCGTCGACCTCACCGCCGACATCACCAGCGTCGAGGAGGCCGTCGACGCGCTCAAGGTCCCCTTCACCGACACCGCGGTGCGGGGGCTGGAACGATCGCTGGCCGCGAAGGCGTTCGCCAGGCTTCCCGAACGTTGGCAGACGGTGCTGTGGCACACCGAGATCGAACGGCAGTCACCTGCCGAGGTGGCGCCGCTGCTCGGCCTCACACCCAACGGCGTCTCGGCGCTTGCCTACCGCGCGAGGGAGGGTCTGCGGCAGGCGTATCTGCAGGCGCACCTCGCCGAGACCGAACAGCCGCGGTGCAGGGCGACGGTGAGCAGGCTCGGCGCATGGACCAGGCACGCGCTGTCCAGGCGGGAACGCGCGCAGGTGGAAGCGCATCTTGACCGGTGTCAAAGGTGCAGGGCGCTCGCGGCCGAACTGGCCGACGTCAACAGCGCGCTGCGTGCGGTGGTCGCGCCACTGGTGCTGGGTGGCCTGGTCGCCGACTACCTGGCGACGGCGGGCGCGGGTTCGGCCGTGGGAGTGGCGGCGCAGCAGGCTGCCACCGCAGGCACCACCTCCCCCGGCGACACGGCGGGCACCACGGCCGGGGGCGCACCCGCGAACCCCCGCCAGTTCGTCGGTGTGGCCGGCTCCGGCCTGGCGATGGCGGCCGCGATCGCCATCGCGCTGACGGCGGGCGGCGTCGCGCCGCCACCGCAGGCGCAACGGCCACCGTCGGCCACGCAGGTCCCCACCCCACCCAGTAGCCAACAGCCGCTTCCCGAACCGGGACCCGTCCCTCCCCTGCTTCCACCAGCCACGTCCGCACCGCTGATCCCGTCGCTGCCCGCCACCCGCGCACCGTCGTCGCCTACCGCGCCGAGCACCTCGCCTCCCGCTGAGCGGCCCACGCCCGGTCCGGCCAGGGTGGTGCTGCGCGAGCACGTGCCCGAACTCGTTCTCGAAGCCGGCGGCGCACCCGAGGAGTTGCCCTTCACCGTGCACAACGAAGGCGAGAGCACTTCCAGTGACGTGAAGCTGACGCTGCGGTTGCCGACCGGGATCAGCGCCGTCGCACCTGGTGGTGGCGGAGGTTCGCCCGCGGGCGAGCAGGCAGGCTCGGCACCCACCGGGGGTGACGACATCGACTGCCCGGCAGGCAAGGGCACGCTCACCTGCGCGCGCGGCGGTCTCGCACCCGGCGAGTCGGCGGTGTTCCGGCTGCGGCTGCGAGCCGACGGCAACGCGAGTTCCGGGCGAATCACAGGCTCGCTCGGCTTGGGAACCGCGCGGCGGGCCGGGATCAGCGTGCCACTCACCGTACGAACGGTCGACGTGGCGGAACTCGAAACCAGGAAGCTGCTCGGTGACCGGCCGAGGGCGCTGTCGGTGGAAGTGCGAAACGGCGGCAGGTTCCCGCGCAAGGCAAGGGTGGAGTTCGACCGGCCCGGCCTGGCGTTTCCTCGCGGCGGCGGGCTGGACTGCGACGGCGGAGACGAGCCGCGCTGCTCGACCGTCCGATCGCTGCGGCCGGGAGAGTCGCTTCGGATGCTGTACGTGCCGTACCGGGATCAGCGGCACGTGCTGGAACTGACCGTAACCGCGACCGTGGGACGTGCCCATGTCGTCAAGACGGTGGAATTCGGCTGCGGGTACGACCACTGCGCGCGGGACGAGATGCCCGAACCAGACGGTCCGCGCTCGCCGGAGCCGACGAGCGGCGACGCCGATCCCCGGCCTTCGCCGCACCTGCGGGAGGTGCTGCCGCCCGTCCTCAGGCAGCGGCCGGTGGAGGGCCTGCTCGGCGGGTGA
- a CDS encoding YwqG family protein: MRTGEARLVATARKLLPPAVAARWIALIRPALRLSPAYGNDTQVGQLGGVPVLPEGMGWPVWEGQGPLNFVASIDCGRLPRAVLDLPLPTAGTLNFFFFDDEPGTPGGREFWRKVGGWEPESLVRGSRVIYTPTTVPASERSTPGEIAPYDFVPLTAKPTMTGPDWLHPDFRAACADLSESDNAFAADWANRDALTGALHELTQPPRHQLGGHALPVQVAVELDVARADLGIRSGHREPSPDTVNREASRWTLLAQIDFDGTAEMAVSDLGRLYWLIRTEDLAARKFWAASFIRQE; this comes from the coding sequence ATGCGCACGGGTGAAGCTCGTCTGGTAGCGACTGCTCGCAAACTGCTCCCGCCTGCTGTGGCGGCTCGCTGGATCGCATTGATCCGGCCTGCGCTGCGACTGAGCCCCGCGTACGGGAATGACACGCAGGTAGGTCAACTCGGTGGCGTCCCCGTTCTGCCCGAAGGCATGGGGTGGCCGGTGTGGGAGGGCCAGGGACCGCTGAACTTCGTCGCATCGATAGATTGCGGCCGGCTACCGCGAGCGGTGCTCGACCTGCCCCTCCCGACCGCGGGCACGCTGAACTTCTTCTTTTTCGACGACGAGCCAGGCACACCTGGTGGCCGCGAGTTCTGGCGCAAGGTCGGCGGGTGGGAACCCGAGTCGCTGGTCAGGGGATCGCGGGTCATCTACACCCCAACGACCGTGCCAGCCTCCGAACGGTCCACCCCTGGGGAGATCGCTCCGTACGACTTCGTGCCGCTCACCGCGAAGCCGACGATGACCGGCCCCGACTGGCTCCACCCTGACTTCCGTGCCGCCTGCGCCGACCTGTCCGAGTCGGACAACGCATTCGCCGCTGACTGGGCGAACCGCGATGCCCTCACCGGGGCGTTGCACGAGTTGACGCAGCCGCCCCGGCATCAACTCGGAGGCCATGCGCTGCCCGTGCAGGTTGCCGTGGAGCTCGATGTGGCACGGGCGGACCTGGGCATTCGTTCAGGCCATCGCGAGCCGAGCCCGGACACGGTGAACCGGGAAGCATCGAGGTGGACGCTGCTCGCACAGATCGACTTCGACGGAACAGCCGAGATGGCGGTGAGTGACCTCGGCAGGCTGTACTGGCTCATCCGTACCGAGGACCTTGCGGCGAGGAAGTTCTGGGCAGCTTCGTTCATTCGGCAGGAGTAG
- a CDS encoding YrdB family protein, with protein sequence MGKALRWANELLAFLLELAALATLGYWGFTVEVSLPLKVVLGIGSPVLAAVVWGLLAAPRARFQLPVAGVLAVKAAVFAAATLALCVVAPQPLAIGFAALVALNTAAVTITRAKLGTP encoded by the coding sequence GTGGGAAAGGCGTTGCGGTGGGCCAACGAGCTGCTGGCCTTCCTGCTTGAGCTCGCCGCGCTGGCCACGCTGGGGTACTGGGGCTTCACCGTCGAAGTGTCCTTGCCGCTGAAGGTGGTACTCGGCATTGGCTCGCCCGTGCTCGCCGCCGTGGTCTGGGGTCTGCTCGCCGCACCACGAGCCAGGTTCCAGCTGCCGGTGGCCGGCGTGCTGGCCGTCAAAGCAGCGGTGTTCGCCGCCGCGACGCTGGCGCTTTGCGTGGTTGCCCCACAACCGCTTGCGATCGGTTTCGCGGCTCTGGTCGCCCTCAACACCGCCGCGGTCACGATCACGCGAGCGAAGCTCGGCACGCCCTGA
- a CDS encoding 5-(carboxyamino)imidazole ribonucleotide synthase produces MDTRTGLPVVGMVGGGQLARMTHQAAISLGQSLRVLAAGEHDSAGLVAGEVVYGHHTDLEALRSFARGVDVVTFDHEHVPGEHLLTLANEGFQLRPGPYALSFAQDKLLMRERLAGLGFPGPPFTEVTGVEDVLKFADARGWPVVLKAARGGYDGKGVWPLDSPDDARGLIPELLEAGTPLLVETRVTMRRELSALVARSPFGQGAAWPVVETVQSAGINTEVLAPAPGLTARRTQEAQDLALRIAESLDVAGVLAVELFETDGGLLVNELAMRPHNSGHWTMDGSATSQFEQHLRAVLDYPLGATELLSPTVMANVLGAATPPAMRPDERLHHLFARFPDVRVHLYGKGERPGRKLGHVNLLGELTPRLREKARLAAHWLSHAEWLDGYEIHRGER; encoded by the coding sequence ATGGACACCCGCACCGGACTTCCCGTCGTCGGCATGGTCGGCGGCGGTCAACTCGCCAGGATGACCCACCAGGCGGCCATCTCGCTCGGCCAGTCGCTGCGTGTGCTCGCGGCGGGCGAGCACGACTCGGCGGGCCTGGTGGCGGGCGAGGTGGTGTACGGTCACCACACCGACCTCGAAGCGCTGCGCTCGTTCGCCCGCGGTGTCGACGTCGTCACCTTCGACCACGAGCACGTGCCGGGGGAGCACCTGCTGACGCTGGCCAACGAGGGCTTCCAGCTGCGCCCCGGCCCCTACGCGCTGTCGTTCGCACAGGACAAGCTGCTGATGCGGGAGCGCCTCGCGGGTCTCGGTTTTCCCGGGCCGCCGTTCACGGAGGTCACCGGGGTCGAGGACGTACTGAAGTTCGCCGACGCGCGTGGCTGGCCGGTTGTGCTCAAGGCCGCCAGGGGCGGCTACGACGGCAAGGGCGTGTGGCCGCTGGACTCGCCGGACGATGCCCGCGGCCTGATACCCGAACTGCTCGAAGCGGGGACACCGCTGCTGGTCGAGACCAGGGTCACCATGCGGCGGGAGCTGTCCGCCCTGGTGGCGCGGTCGCCCTTCGGGCAGGGAGCGGCCTGGCCGGTGGTGGAGACGGTGCAGTCAGCAGGTATCAACACCGAGGTACTGGCGCCCGCTCCCGGGCTGACGGCCCGGCGCACCCAGGAGGCGCAGGACCTGGCGCTGCGCATCGCGGAGTCGCTCGACGTGGCGGGTGTGCTCGCCGTCGAGTTGTTCGAGACCGACGGCGGGTTGCTGGTGAACGAGCTGGCCATGCGGCCCCACAACTCGGGGCACTGGACGATGGACGGCTCGGCGACATCGCAGTTCGAGCAGCATCTACGTGCGGTGCTCGACTACCCACTCGGGGCGACGGAACTGCTGTCGCCCACCGTGATGGCCAATGTGCTCGGCGCTGCGACCCCGCCCGCGATGCGCCCTGACGAGCGGCTGCACCACCTCTTCGCACGGTTCCCGGACGTGCGGGTGCACCTGTACGGAAAGGGTGAGCGGCCGGGCCGCAAGCTGGGGCACGTGAACCTGCTCGGGGAGTTGACCCCGCGACTGCGCGAGAAGGCGCGGCTGGCGGCGCATTGGCTTTCCCACGCCGAATGGCTCGACGGCTACGAGATCCACCGAGGAGAGCGGTGA
- a CDS encoding acyl-CoA dehydrogenase family protein: MTDGPGLYQLAEEHEELRAAVRALAEKEIAPHAAEVDEQERYPVEARDALIRAGFHAVHLPEEFGGEGADAIASCIVIEEVARVDASASLIPAVNKLGTQPILLSASDALKKQVLPSIAAGEAMVSYALSEREAGSDTASMRTRARLEGDTWVLNGTKCWITNAGESSWYTVMAVTDPDAEKKANGISAFVVHADDPGFSVGPKERKLGIKGSPTREIYFENCAIPADRIIGEPGTGLKTALRTLDHTRPTIGAQALGIAQGALDAAVDYVKERKQFGRSIAEFQGVQFMLADMATKIEAARHLVYASAAATERGDARASFMASAAKSYASDIAMDVTTDAVQLFGGAGYTRDFPVERMMRDAKITQIYEGTNQIQRMVMARNLLK, encoded by the coding sequence GTGACCGACGGTCCAGGGCTCTATCAACTCGCCGAGGAGCACGAAGAACTGCGTGCGGCGGTGCGCGCGTTGGCGGAGAAGGAGATCGCCCCGCATGCCGCCGAGGTGGACGAGCAGGAGCGCTACCCGGTGGAGGCGCGCGACGCGCTGATCCGGGCCGGCTTCCATGCCGTGCACCTTCCCGAGGAGTTCGGAGGAGAGGGCGCCGACGCGATCGCGTCCTGCATCGTGATCGAGGAGGTCGCGAGGGTCGACGCGTCGGCCTCGCTGATCCCCGCTGTGAACAAGCTGGGCACGCAGCCGATCCTGCTGTCGGCCTCGGACGCGCTGAAGAAGCAGGTGCTGCCCTCCATCGCGGCGGGTGAGGCGATGGTGTCGTACGCGCTTTCGGAGCGCGAGGCGGGTTCCGACACCGCCTCCATGCGCACCCGGGCGCGGCTGGAGGGCGACACCTGGGTGCTCAACGGCACCAAGTGCTGGATCACCAACGCGGGCGAATCGAGCTGGTACACCGTGATGGCGGTCACCGACCCCGACGCCGAGAAGAAGGCGAACGGGATCTCGGCTTTCGTCGTCCACGCCGACGACCCCGGGTTCTCGGTCGGTCCCAAGGAACGCAAGCTCGGAATCAAGGGCTCGCCGACCAGGGAGATCTACTTCGAGAACTGCGCGATCCCCGCTGATCGCATCATCGGCGAGCCGGGGACCGGGCTCAAGACCGCGCTGCGCACCCTGGACCACACCCGCCCGACCATCGGCGCGCAGGCGCTCGGCATCGCGCAGGGCGCGCTGGACGCGGCGGTGGACTACGTCAAGGAGCGCAAGCAGTTCGGCCGGTCGATCGCCGAGTTCCAGGGCGTGCAGTTCATGCTCGCCGACATGGCTACCAAGATCGAGGCCGCCCGCCACCTCGTCTACGCCTCCGCCGCGGCCACCGAGCGCGGTGACGCGCGTGCCTCGTTCATGGCCAGCGCCGCGAAGTCCTACGCCTCCGACATCGCCATGGACGTCACCACCGACGCCGTGCAACTCTTCGGCGGGGCGGGCTACACCCGCGACTTCCCGGTGGAACGCATGATGCGCGACGCCAAGATCACCCAGATCTACGAGGGCACCAACCAGATCCAGCGCATGGTGATGGCGCGCAACCTGCTCAAGTAA
- a CDS encoding glycosyltransferase 87 family protein: MPVTLEPEVRAAPDSELSLRDSLGRLSVRPRSVALLLALPSVSLLAGVLGWLLDWRLGVDSAVYRAGAITLLHGEPLYNANTLGPEPWWALLPFTYPPTAALLFVPLAVLPVQVAWGVVAAVSFLALALVIRVTIASLPLPGGEVGRWTSPARATLVFGVVFLALEPVWRTVFLGQINLILMALIVLDVLVICRRDSRWGGVLVGVAAAVKLTPLIFIPHLLFTGRRMEALRALGTFVGLQALLFALVPGDATRFWTHTISDQGRIGPMHWAGNQSLNGLINRLSDLAPWSSPVALAVGAALAPPAVWLMLRFHRRGEPLAALLVTAFYGLLVSPVSWSHHWVWAVPLIVLLVSQLPQTTPATAWKRWAGAGAVIVVFVSCVLLVLPNGRNLELHWAFWQYVLGSAYLLVPLCLAAVLGLRWLWRRKRA, translated from the coding sequence ATGCCGGTCACTCTGGAACCCGAGGTACGTGCCGCCCCGGATTCCGAGCTGTCGCTGAGGGATTCGCTCGGCAGGCTGTCCGTGCGGCCCCGCTCGGTGGCTCTGCTGCTCGCGCTTCCCTCGGTTTCGCTGCTGGCCGGTGTGCTGGGTTGGCTGCTCGACTGGCGGCTCGGTGTCGACAGTGCCGTCTACCGTGCGGGCGCGATCACCCTGCTGCACGGCGAACCGCTTTACAACGCCAACACGCTCGGACCCGAACCGTGGTGGGCGTTGCTGCCGTTCACCTACCCGCCGACCGCCGCGCTGCTGTTCGTGCCGCTGGCGGTGCTTCCGGTGCAGGTCGCGTGGGGCGTGGTCGCCGCGGTGTCGTTCCTCGCGCTGGCACTGGTGATCAGGGTGACGATCGCGTCGCTGCCGCTTCCCGGCGGCGAGGTAGGGCGCTGGACCTCTCCCGCACGGGCCACGTTGGTCTTCGGTGTGGTGTTCCTTGCGCTGGAACCGGTGTGGCGGACCGTGTTCCTCGGCCAGATCAACCTGATCCTGATGGCGTTGATCGTGCTCGACGTGCTGGTGATCTGCCGCAGGGACAGCCGATGGGGCGGGGTGCTGGTCGGTGTCGCCGCCGCAGTCAAACTCACTCCGTTGATCTTCATCCCGCACCTGCTGTTCACCGGCAGGCGAATGGAAGCGCTGCGCGCGCTCGGCACGTTCGTCGGACTGCAGGCGCTGCTTTTCGCGCTCGTGCCGGGTGACGCGACGCGGTTTTGGACCCACACCATCAGCGACCAGGGCCGCATCGGCCCGATGCACTGGGCGGGCAACCAGTCGCTGAACGGTCTCATCAACAGGCTGTCCGATCTCGCGCCGTGGTCCTCACCGGTGGCCCTCGCCGTCGGCGCCGCGCTCGCACCGCCCGCGGTGTGGTTGATGCTTCGGTTCCACCGCAGGGGAGAGCCGCTCGCCGCGCTGCTGGTCACGGCGTTCTACGGGCTGCTGGTGTCCCCGGTCTCGTGGTCGCACCACTGGGTGTGGGCGGTGCCGCTCATCGTGCTGCTGGTCTCCCAGCTGCCGCAGACGACGCCCGCGACGGCGTGGAAGCGGTGGGCAGGCGCGGGTGCGGTGATCGTCGTGTTCGTCAGCTGCGTGCTGCTGGTGCTACCCAACGGGCGCAACCTGGAACTGCATTGGGCGTTTTGGCAGTACGTGCTCGGCAGCGCCTACCTGCTGGTGCCACTGTGCCTTGCCGCCGTGCTCGGCCTGCGTTGGCTGTGGCGCAGGAAACGGGCGTGA
- a CDS encoding GtrA family protein — MAVVESVLDHVPEPLRAVLIKHRELLKFAVVGGTTFVVDNGIWYLLKLTVLEAKPTTAKGIAIIIATIVSYVLNREWSFRTRGGRERPHEAALFFLVSGVAVVVNLIPLYASRNVFNLEVPHVSLLVQEVADFASGSVLGMLLAMAFRFWGFKRWVFPDELGDRRGEDAAVGNERRVRA; from the coding sequence GTGGCTGTCGTCGAATCCGTGCTGGACCACGTACCTGAGCCGCTTCGCGCCGTGCTCATCAAGCACCGCGAGTTGCTCAAGTTCGCGGTGGTCGGTGGCACCACGTTCGTGGTCGACAACGGCATCTGGTATCTGCTCAAGCTGACGGTGCTCGAGGCCAAGCCGACGACCGCGAAGGGCATCGCGATCATCATCGCCACGATCGTGTCGTACGTGCTCAACCGGGAGTGGTCGTTCCGCACTCGCGGCGGCCGGGAACGCCCTCACGAGGCGGCGCTGTTCTTCCTGGTCAGCGGGGTCGCCGTGGTGGTGAACCTGATCCCGCTGTACGCCTCACGAAACGTCTTCAACCTCGAGGTGCCGCACGTGTCACTGCTCGTGCAGGAGGTCGCCGACTTCGCGAGCGGGTCGGTGCTGGGCATGCTGCTGGCGATGGCCTTTCGCTTCTGGGGTTTCAAGCGTTGGGTGTTCCCCGACGAGTTGGGGGATCGGCGTGGCGAGGACGCCGCTGTCGGCAACGAACGGCGAGTGCGTGCCTAG
- the purE gene encoding 5-(carboxyamino)imidazole ribonucleotide mutase: MARRLRDPPRRAVTAQVGLIMGSDSDWPVLEAAAQALQEFSVPYEVGVYSAHRTPQRMLDYARSAAGRGIRVIIAGAGGAAHLPGMVASATPLPVIGVPVPLKHLDGLDSLLSIVQMPAGVPVATVSVGGARNAGLLAVRMLAMHDEALRERMERFQAELEQLVLDKDAALRARLGE, from the coding sequence ATGGCTCGACGGCTACGAGATCCACCGAGGAGAGCGGTGACCGCACAGGTAGGCCTGATCATGGGCAGCGACTCCGACTGGCCGGTGCTCGAGGCGGCGGCACAGGCATTGCAGGAGTTCTCGGTGCCCTACGAGGTTGGCGTTTACTCCGCGCACCGGACGCCGCAACGGATGCTGGACTACGCGCGCTCGGCGGCGGGCAGGGGAATCAGGGTGATCATCGCGGGTGCGGGTGGAGCCGCGCACCTGCCGGGGATGGTCGCCTCGGCGACGCCGCTGCCCGTGATCGGCGTTCCTGTGCCGCTGAAGCACCTCGACGGGCTCGACTCGTTGCTGTCGATCGTGCAGATGCCAGCGGGAGTGCCGGTGGCCACGGTGTCGGTCGGCGGTGCGCGCAACGCGGGCCTGCTCGCCGTGCGGATGCTGGCCATGCACGACGAGGCCCTGCGCGAGCGGATGGAGCGGTTCCAGGCGGAGTTGGAGCAACTCGTACTCGACAAGGACGCCGCACTGCGCGCCCGGCTCGGCGAGTAG
- a CDS encoding class I adenylate-forming enzyme family protein: MPTTMMSPPPGLPNSLDYPEVPVGSLLAGAAARYGDRTAFQHGEQKLSFSQLWESACRFANALLDRGVGKGDTVALHLPNCLAFPIAYYGTLLAGATFSPANPLLPPGDLAAQLADCEAKAAVTFGPVAAALAGTGVELVIVVQPTDEGQLDFQEFLATAGQAVPRVDVDIDGLAHLAYTGGTTGRSKGVRIPHRNVVVNTLQYACWGSGAVPVLDGDGNPTLDQIGSEDEWPVRLGTGVGINLTPWFHAMGTIGGLNVAVVSGGTVVIHDRFDPPSYVADAQRLRVTSMSGAPALFAALLACEDFHKADLSSVRAITSGAAPMPHEMIKALQRLVPEAVIAEGYGLTEVTMGATLSPSWRSGTRKVGSVGVPIFDTEVKIVPAEGGEEELPPNTPGEVCVRGPQVMLGYHNRQEETAAVLVDGWLHTGDVGVIDDDGFLSIVDRKKDMLIYKGYNVYPRELEELLMALPQVASAAVVGRKTVETGELPVAFVVRAPGHDEATAEQLLDAVNTQVVPYKRLRELHFVDTIPVSAAGKVLKRELRAQLT; the protein is encoded by the coding sequence ATGCCGACCACAATGATGTCGCCGCCACCAGGGTTGCCCAACTCGCTCGACTACCCCGAGGTCCCCGTCGGCTCGCTGCTCGCGGGCGCGGCGGCGCGCTACGGCGACCGCACCGCGTTCCAGCACGGTGAGCAGAAGCTGAGCTTTTCCCAGCTGTGGGAGTCGGCGTGCCGGTTCGCCAACGCGCTGCTCGACCGTGGTGTCGGCAAGGGCGACACGGTCGCCCTGCACCTGCCGAACTGCCTGGCGTTTCCCATCGCCTACTACGGCACGCTGCTGGCAGGCGCTACGTTCAGCCCGGCGAACCCGCTACTGCCGCCCGGTGACCTCGCCGCGCAACTCGCCGACTGCGAGGCCAAGGCCGCCGTCACGTTCGGGCCGGTGGCCGCGGCGCTTGCCGGAACCGGCGTCGAACTGGTGATCGTCGTCCAGCCCACCGACGAGGGGCAACTCGATTTCCAGGAGTTCCTCGCGACCGCCGGACAGGCTGTGCCCCGGGTGGACGTCGACATCGACGGCCTGGCACATCTGGCATACACCGGCGGCACCACCGGCCGGTCGAAGGGGGTGCGGATCCCGCATCGCAACGTGGTCGTCAACACGCTGCAGTACGCGTGCTGGGGGTCGGGAGCGGTTCCCGTGCTCGACGGCGACGGCAACCCCACGCTGGACCAGATCGGCAGCGAGGACGAGTGGCCGGTGCGGCTCGGCACCGGCGTCGGCATCAACCTCACCCCGTGGTTCCACGCCATGGGCACCATCGGCGGCCTCAACGTCGCCGTGGTCAGCGGCGGCACCGTCGTCATACACGACCGGTTCGACCCACCGTCCTATGTGGCCGACGCACAGCGGCTGCGGGTCACCTCGATGAGCGGAGCGCCCGCGTTGTTCGCCGCGTTGCTGGCGTGCGAGGACTTCCACAAGGCCGACCTGTCCTCCGTGCGCGCGATCACGTCGGGCGCGGCGCCGATGCCGCACGAGATGATCAAGGCACTGCAGCGGCTCGTCCCCGAAGCCGTGATCGCCGAGGGGTACGGGCTGACCGAGGTCACGATGGGCGCGACGTTGTCACCGAGTTGGCGCTCCGGCACCAGGAAGGTCGGGTCGGTCGGCGTGCCCATCTTCGACACCGAGGTCAAGATCGTGCCCGCGGAGGGCGGCGAGGAGGAACTTCCCCCGAACACACCAGGAGAGGTGTGCGTTCGGGGCCCGCAGGTGATGCTCGGCTACCACAACCGGCAGGAGGAGACCGCTGCCGTGCTGGTGGACGGCTGGCTGCACACCGGCGACGTCGGGGTGATCGACGACGACGGCTTCCTGTCCATCGTGGATCGCAAGAAGGACATGCTGATCTACAAGGGATACAACGTCTACCCCCGCGAACTCGAGGAACTGCTCATGGCACTGCCCCAGGTGGCATCGGCCGCGGTGGTGGGCAGGAAGACGGTGGAGACCGGCGAGCTGCCCGTGGCTTTCGTCGTGCGCGCTCCCGGCCACGACGAGGCGACGGCCGAGCAACTGCTCGACGCGGTGAACACCCAGGTGGTGCCGTACAAGCGGCTACGGGAACTGCATTTCGTGGACACCATCCCGGTCTCGGCGGCGGGCAAGGTGCTCAAGCGCGAGTTGCGCGCGCAACTGACGTGA